A section of the Streptomyces sp. Je 1-369 genome encodes:
- a CDS encoding NUDIX hydrolase: MTAASGPVPDPSEEMITIVDEHDEVTGEAPRGEAYARGLRHRCVFILARDAEGRVFVHRRTPTKLVFPSLYDMFVGGVVGAGESCDDAALREAEEELGVHGLPRPTPLFTFLYDDGAGKSWWSYLYEVRCELPVQPQAEEVAWHAFVTEDELERRLDEWEWVPDGLAAYHRLKAFRAA, translated from the coding sequence ATGACTGCCGCCAGTGGGCCCGTGCCCGACCCCAGCGAAGAGATGATCACCATCGTCGACGAGCACGACGAGGTGACCGGCGAGGCCCCGCGCGGTGAGGCGTATGCGCGCGGGCTGCGCCACCGCTGCGTGTTCATCCTGGCGCGCGACGCCGAGGGGCGCGTCTTCGTGCACCGCCGCACCCCGACCAAGCTGGTCTTCCCCTCGCTGTACGACATGTTCGTCGGCGGCGTGGTCGGCGCCGGGGAGTCCTGCGACGACGCGGCGCTGCGCGAGGCGGAGGAGGAGCTCGGCGTCCACGGGCTGCCGCGGCCCACCCCGCTGTTCACGTTCCTGTACGACGACGGCGCCGGGAAGTCCTGGTGGTCGTACCTCTACGAAGTCCGCTGCGAGTTGCCCGTACAACCACAGGCCGAGGAGGTCGCCTGGCACGCGTTCGTCACGGAGGACGAGCTGGAGCGGCGGCTGGACGAATGGGAGTGGGTGCCGGACGGGCTCGCTGCCTACCACCGCTTGAAGGCCTTCCGCGCGGCATGA
- a CDS encoding gluconate:H+ symporter has product MTHLSVEMLAAESVEPITSAGHAQLGIAVLAGIAVIVLLITKFKLHAFLALTVGSLALGAFAGAPLDKAITSFTAGLGSTVAGVGVLIALGAILGKLLADSGGADQIVDTILAKAGGRAMPWAMVLIASVIGLPLFFEVGIVLLIPVVLMVAKRGNYSLMRIGIPALAGLSVMHGLIPPHPGPLVAIDAVKANLGVTLALGVLVAIPTVVIAGPLFSKVAARWVDVPAPEKMIPQRPSEDLEKRPGFGATVATVLLPVVLMLAKALVDIVIDDPDATVQRVFDVIGSPLIALLAAVIVGMFTLGRAAGFTKDRLSTTVEKSLAPIAGVLMIVGAGGGFKQTLIDVGVGQMILDFSKDWSIPALLLAWLIAVAIRLATGSATVATISAAGLVAPLAADMSTSHTALLVLAIGAGSLFFSHVNDAGFWLVKEYFGLDVGQTIKTWSVMETIISVVAGGLVLLLSLII; this is encoded by the coding sequence GTGACCCATCTCAGCGTCGAGATGTTGGCAGCGGAGTCCGTCGAGCCGATCACCTCGGCGGGCCATGCCCAGCTGGGGATCGCCGTCCTCGCGGGCATCGCCGTCATCGTCCTGCTCATCACCAAGTTCAAGCTGCACGCGTTCCTCGCGCTGACCGTCGGGTCGCTCGCGCTCGGCGCCTTCGCGGGCGCCCCGCTCGACAAGGCCATCACCAGCTTCACCGCCGGGCTCGGCTCGACGGTCGCCGGTGTGGGCGTGCTCATCGCGCTCGGCGCGATCCTCGGCAAGCTGCTCGCGGACTCCGGGGGCGCCGACCAGATCGTCGACACGATCCTCGCGAAGGCGGGCGGGCGCGCCATGCCGTGGGCGATGGTCCTCATCGCCTCCGTCATCGGTCTGCCGCTCTTCTTCGAGGTCGGCATCGTGCTGCTGATCCCGGTTGTCCTGATGGTCGCCAAGCGCGGCAACTACTCGCTGATGCGGATCGGCATCCCGGCCCTCGCCGGTCTCTCCGTGATGCACGGGCTCATCCCGCCGCACCCCGGCCCGCTCGTCGCGATCGACGCGGTCAAGGCCAACCTCGGTGTCACGCTCGCGCTCGGTGTCCTCGTCGCCATTCCGACGGTGGTCATCGCGGGGCCGCTGTTCTCGAAGGTCGCGGCCCGCTGGGTGGACGTTCCCGCGCCCGAGAAGATGATCCCGCAGCGTCCCTCGGAGGACCTGGAGAAGCGCCCCGGCTTCGGCGCGACGGTGGCCACCGTGCTGCTGCCCGTCGTCCTGATGCTGGCCAAGGCGCTGGTGGACATCGTGATCGACGACCCCGATGCCACCGTGCAGCGGGTCTTCGACGTCATCGGGTCGCCGCTGATCGCGCTGCTCGCCGCGGTGATCGTGGGCATGTTCACGCTGGGCCGCGCGGCCGGGTTCACCAAGGACCGGCTCTCGACGACCGTCGAGAAGTCGCTCGCCCCGATCGCGGGCGTCCTGATGATCGTGGGCGCGGGCGGCGGCTTCAAGCAGACGCTCATCGACGTGGGCGTGGGCCAGATGATCCTGGACTTCTCCAAGGACTGGTCGATCCCGGCGCTGCTCCTCGCCTGGCTGATCGCGGTGGCGATCCGCCTCGCGACGGGTTCCGCGACGGTGGCGACGATCTCGGCGGCGGGCCTCGTGGCCCCGCTGGCCGCGGACATGTCGACGTCGCACACGGCCCTGCTCGTCCTCGCCATCGGTGCGGGTTCGCTGTTCTTCTCGCACGTCAACGATGCGGGGTTCTGGCTGGTCAAGGAGTACTTCGGGCTGGACGTCGGTCAGACGATCAAGACGTGGTCCGTCATGGAGACGATCATCTCCGTGGTGGCGGGCGGCCTGGTGCTCCTGTTGTCCCTGATCATCTAG
- a CDS encoding YchJ family protein, translating into MSRRARRPATTSCPCGHPQPYEKCCGRLHRGEAAASSPEELMRSRYSAFAVRDEGYLLRTWHPRTRPPLVEFDPAMRWVGLEIEETTEGSAFHTTGTVTFRARYTDSGRPDSLHEKSRFERVDGSWLYVDGDFID; encoded by the coding sequence ATGTCCCGACGCGCCCGCCGCCCCGCCACCACGTCCTGCCCCTGCGGGCACCCCCAGCCGTACGAGAAGTGCTGCGGAAGGCTGCACCGGGGCGAGGCCGCCGCGAGCAGCCCCGAAGAGCTGATGCGCTCCCGCTACAGCGCCTTCGCCGTACGGGACGAGGGGTACCTGCTCCGCACCTGGCACCCCCGCACCCGGCCGCCCCTCGTCGAGTTCGACCCGGCGATGCGCTGGGTCGGCCTGGAGATCGAGGAGACCACCGAGGGCTCCGCGTTCCACACCACCGGCACGGTGACGTTCCGCGCCCGGTACACCGACAGCGGCCGCCCGGACTCCCTGCACGAGAAGAGCAGGTTCGAGCGCGTGGACGGCTCGTGGCTGTACGTGGACGGCGACTTCATCGACTGA
- a CDS encoding helix-turn-helix domain-containing protein produces the protein MARTSGPETREKLIRAGEEVFAAQGVDGAQLRDIVRLAGQSNPSAVQYHFGSRAGLLDAVMAARQHRTEQVLTAELARSGDDIGLHGLLTALVRAEATELRTERGCRCLRISAQLSHESGVRTRTPHPTLDGTVYWTLIGHIEDRLVALSPDLPEPLRLERLDLALTMVGAALGDRARQYLADTAPLTGEDVFLADLAATTAALLRAPHPTPGDPS, from the coding sequence ATGGCCAGAACCTCAGGTCCCGAGACCCGGGAGAAGCTCATCCGTGCCGGGGAAGAGGTCTTCGCCGCGCAAGGCGTGGACGGGGCTCAGCTGCGGGACATCGTCCGGCTCGCGGGGCAGAGCAACCCCTCCGCCGTCCAGTACCACTTCGGTTCCCGCGCCGGGCTCCTCGACGCCGTGATGGCCGCCCGCCAGCACCGCACCGAGCAGGTCCTCACCGCCGAGCTCGCCCGCTCCGGCGACGACATCGGCCTGCACGGACTCCTCACCGCCCTCGTCCGCGCCGAGGCCACCGAGCTCCGCACCGAGCGCGGGTGCCGCTGTCTGCGCATCTCCGCCCAGCTCAGCCACGAGAGCGGCGTCCGCACCCGTACCCCGCACCCCACCCTCGACGGCACCGTCTACTGGACGCTGATCGGGCACATCGAGGACCGGCTCGTCGCCCTCTCCCCCGACCTGCCCGAGCCGCTCCGCCTGGAACGCCTCGACCTCGCGCTCACGATGGTCGGCGCCGCGCTGGGCGACCGCGCACGCCAGTACCTGGCCGACACCGCCCCCCTGACCGGCGAGGACGTCTTCCTGGCCGACCTCGCCGCCACCACCGCTGCACTGCTGCGGGCCCCGCATCCGACCCCTGGAGACCCCTCATGA
- a CDS encoding FadR/GntR family transcriptional regulator translates to MTAQARGLHSRVLESLGPAITAGEYPPGSVLRTDELAQRFEVSRSVMREAVRVLESMHLVASRRRVGVTVLPTEEWNVYDPQVIRWRLAGADRPRQLRSLTVLRSAVEPVAAGLAARYATAAQCAQLTECALGMVAHSRGHQLEGYLKHDVAFHRVILNASGNEMFARLGDVVAEVLTGRTAHQVMFEDPDPPAVTLHVQVAEAVREGDAVRAEALTREIALGALEELDILAP, encoded by the coding sequence ATGACCGCACAGGCCCGAGGGCTGCACTCCCGCGTACTGGAAAGCCTCGGGCCCGCCATCACCGCCGGCGAGTACCCGCCGGGCAGCGTGTTGCGCACGGACGAGCTGGCGCAGCGCTTCGAGGTGTCCCGCTCCGTGATGCGGGAGGCCGTCCGGGTCCTGGAGTCCATGCACCTCGTCGCGTCACGCCGCCGCGTGGGCGTCACCGTGCTGCCCACCGAGGAGTGGAATGTCTACGACCCGCAGGTCATCCGGTGGCGGCTGGCCGGCGCCGACCGGCCGCGGCAGCTGCGCTCGCTGACCGTCCTGCGGTCCGCCGTCGAGCCGGTCGCCGCGGGGCTCGCCGCGCGGTACGCCACGGCGGCGCAGTGCGCGCAGCTCACCGAGTGCGCGCTCGGCATGGTCGCCCACTCGCGGGGGCACCAGTTGGAGGGCTACCTCAAGCACGACGTCGCCTTCCACCGGGTCATCCTCAACGCCTCCGGCAACGAGATGTTCGCCCGGCTCGGCGATGTCGTCGCCGAGGTCCTGACGGGACGTACCGCACACCAGGTGATGTTCGAGGACCCGGACCCGCCCGCCGTCACCCTGCACGTCCAGGTCGCCGAGGCGGTCAGGGAGGGCGACGCGGTCCGCGCGGAGGCCCTGACGCGGGAGATCGCGCTGGGCGCCCTGGAGGAACTGGACATCCTCGCGCCCTGA
- a CDS encoding FAD-binding dehydrogenase, producing the protein MAYDADVIVIGAGLAGLAATAELVDAGRRVILVDQEPEHAIGGQAHWSFGGLFFVDSPEQRRMRIKDSHALALQDWMGTAAFDRPEDRWPRKWAEAYVDFAAGEKRSWLHGQGVRFFPVVGWAERGGYDAQGHGNSVPRFHITWGTGPGLLEPFVRRVRAGVARGLVQLRFRHRVTGLSRSAGSVDTVTGEVLEPSAVARGEASSRVVTGDFEFRAQAVIVTSGGIGGNHDLVRANWPERLGTPPQRMISGVPAHVDGKMLGIAEGAGAHLINRDRMWHYTEGIQNWNPIWDRHGIRILPGPSSLWLDARGDRLPVPLFPGFDTLGTLEHIMKTGHDYTWFVLNQRIIGKEFTLSGSEQNPDLTGKSVRGVIDRARSEVPGPVKAFMDHGVDFVVERELGALVRGMNALTDKPLIDEDTLRRTIAARDREIANPFTKDLQVMAARGARKFLGDRLIRAAAPHRILDPKAGPLVAVRLNILTRKTLGGLETDLSSRVLTEGGRPLPGVYAAGEAAGFGGGGVHGYRSLEGTFLGGCLFSGRTAGRAAARAVK; encoded by the coding sequence ATGGCGTACGACGCAGATGTGATCGTGATCGGGGCAGGGCTCGCCGGACTCGCGGCGACCGCGGAGCTCGTCGACGCGGGCCGTCGGGTCATCCTCGTCGACCAGGAGCCCGAGCACGCGATCGGCGGTCAGGCGCACTGGTCCTTCGGCGGCCTGTTCTTCGTCGACTCGCCCGAGCAGCGGCGGATGCGCATCAAGGACTCGCACGCGCTCGCCCTCCAGGACTGGATGGGGACGGCGGCGTTCGACCGCCCGGAGGACCGCTGGCCGCGCAAGTGGGCGGAGGCGTACGTCGACTTCGCGGCCGGTGAGAAGCGGTCCTGGCTGCACGGGCAGGGCGTCCGGTTCTTCCCCGTCGTGGGCTGGGCCGAGCGCGGCGGGTACGACGCGCAGGGGCACGGCAACTCGGTGCCGCGCTTCCACATCACCTGGGGCACGGGCCCGGGGCTGCTCGAACCGTTCGTGCGGCGGGTACGGGCGGGGGTCGCGCGCGGCCTCGTCCAGCTGAGGTTCCGGCACCGCGTCACGGGTCTCTCGCGCAGCGCGGGCAGCGTCGACACGGTCACCGGTGAGGTCCTCGAACCGTCGGCCGTCGCGCGGGGCGAGGCGAGCAGCCGCGTGGTGACCGGCGACTTCGAGTTCCGGGCCCAGGCGGTGATCGTCACGTCCGGCGGCATCGGCGGCAACCACGACCTGGTCCGCGCCAACTGGCCCGAGCGGCTCGGCACCCCGCCCCAGAGGATGATCTCCGGCGTCCCCGCCCACGTGGACGGCAAGATGCTGGGCATCGCCGAGGGCGCGGGCGCGCACCTCATCAACCGCGACCGCATGTGGCACTACACCGAGGGCATCCAGAACTGGAACCCCATCTGGGACCGGCACGGCATCCGCATCCTGCCCGGCCCCTCCTCGCTCTGGCTCGACGCGCGCGGCGACCGGCTGCCCGTGCCGCTGTTCCCCGGCTTCGACACGCTCGGCACCCTCGAACACATCATGAAGACCGGGCACGACTACACGTGGTTCGTGCTCAACCAGCGCATCATCGGCAAGGAGTTCACCCTCAGTGGCTCCGAGCAGAACCCCGACCTGACCGGCAAGTCCGTGCGCGGCGTCATCGACCGCGCGCGCTCCGAAGTGCCGGGGCCCGTCAAGGCGTTCATGGACCACGGCGTCGACTTCGTCGTCGAAAGGGAGCTGGGCGCCCTCGTGCGCGGCATGAACGCACTCACCGACAAGCCCCTCATCGACGAGGACACCCTGCGCCGCACCATCGCCGCGCGCGACCGCGAGATCGCCAACCCCTTCACCAAGGACCTCCAGGTGATGGCCGCCCGCGGCGCCCGCAAGTTCCTCGGCGACCGGCTCATCCGGGCCGCCGCCCCGCACCGCATCCTCGACCCGAAGGCGGGCCCGCTCGTCGCCGTACGCCTCAACATCCTCACCCGCAAGACCCTCGGCGGCCTGGAGACCGACCTCTCCTCGCGCGTCCTGACCGAGGGCGGGCGGCCGCTGCCGGGCGTGTACGCCGCCGGGGAGGCCGCCGGATTCGGCGGCGGGGGAGTCCACGGCTACCGCTCGCTCGAAGGGACGTTCCTCGGTGGCTGCCTCTTCTCGGGCCGCACGGCGGGCCGCGCCGCCGCCCGCGCGGTGAAGTGA
- a CDS encoding YidH family protein, with amino-acid sequence MKLWFAPERIREDGDTPDYRFSLANERTFLAWLRTALALIGGGFAVDQFLPDLRWGWRIGLALALLAAGVLCSLRAVNHWVRCERAMRRGDDLPSSRFPTVLSLAVAVVALAMVVVVLFGWEG; translated from the coding sequence ATGAAGCTGTGGTTCGCGCCCGAGCGGATCCGCGAGGACGGCGACACCCCCGACTACCGCTTCTCCCTCGCCAACGAACGCACCTTCCTCGCCTGGCTGCGCACCGCGCTCGCGCTGATCGGCGGCGGCTTCGCCGTGGACCAGTTCCTGCCGGACCTGCGCTGGGGGTGGCGGATCGGGCTCGCGCTCGCGCTGCTCGCGGCGGGCGTCCTGTGCTCGCTGCGCGCGGTCAACCACTGGGTGCGCTGCGAGCGGGCCATGCGGCGCGGCGACGACCTGCCGTCGAGCCGCTTCCCGACGGTGCTGAGCCTGGCGGTCGCGGTGGTCGCGCTCGCCATGGTGGTGGTCGTGCTGTTCGGGTGGGAGGGGTGA
- a CDS encoding gluconokinase: MQERRTPHVVVVMGVAGTGKTTIGPLLADRLGVPYAEGDDFHPPANIQKMSSGTPLTDDDRWPWLDAIGSWAHGRAGLGGVVSSSALKRGYRDRLRAAAPDVVFVHLTGDRALIEDRMSHRQGHFMPTALLDSQFATLQPLGADEAGVAVDVAGSPDDIADRAVEALGRLG; this comes from the coding sequence ATGCAGGAACGGCGCACCCCCCACGTCGTCGTAGTCATGGGCGTGGCAGGGACCGGCAAGACCACGATCGGCCCCCTGCTCGCGGACCGGCTCGGCGTTCCGTACGCCGAGGGAGACGACTTCCACCCGCCGGCGAACATCCAGAAGATGTCGTCCGGCACGCCGCTCACCGACGACGACCGGTGGCCCTGGCTCGACGCGATCGGGTCCTGGGCGCACGGGCGGGCGGGGCTCGGCGGGGTGGTCAGCAGCTCCGCGCTCAAGCGTGGCTATCGCGACCGGCTGCGCGCGGCCGCGCCCGACGTCGTCTTCGTCCACCTCACCGGTGACCGGGCCCTCATCGAGGACCGGATGTCGCACCGGCAGGGTCACTTCATGCCTACGGCGCTGCTCGACTCCCAGTTCGCCACGCTTCAGCCTCTCGGGGCGGATGAGGCGGGCGTCGCCGTCGATGTCGCCGGTAGCCCGGATGACATCGCCGACCGGGCCGTCGAGGCGCTCGGTCGGCTCGGCTGA
- a CDS encoding glucose 1-dehydrogenase, whose product MSQHDLTGRTAIITGAARGLGAEAARQAVAAGANVVLTDVLADEGEATAAELGERARFAHHDVTSEEDWQRVVDLAVTEFGGVHGLVNNAGISTGQFLESESVEHFRKVLDINLTGVFIGMKTVVPAMKEAGGGSIVNISSAAGLMGLALTAGYGASKWGVRGLTKIGAVELGTARIRVNSVHPGMTYTPMTAQVGIEKGEGKYPNTPMGRVGEPHEIAGAMVFLLSDAASYVTGAELAVDGGWTAGPTVKYVMGQ is encoded by the coding sequence ATGAGCCAGCACGACCTCACCGGCCGCACCGCCATCATCACCGGCGCCGCGCGCGGCCTCGGCGCGGAGGCCGCCCGCCAGGCCGTCGCCGCGGGTGCCAACGTCGTCCTGACCGACGTGCTCGCGGACGAGGGCGAGGCCACCGCCGCGGAACTCGGCGAGCGCGCCCGGTTCGCGCACCACGACGTGACGTCGGAAGAGGACTGGCAGCGCGTCGTCGACCTCGCCGTCACCGAGTTCGGCGGCGTGCACGGCCTGGTGAACAACGCCGGGATATCCACCGGCCAGTTCCTGGAGTCGGAGTCCGTCGAGCACTTCCGCAAGGTCCTCGACATCAACCTCACCGGCGTCTTCATCGGCATGAAGACCGTCGTGCCCGCCATGAAGGAGGCCGGGGGCGGGTCGATCGTCAACATCTCCTCCGCCGCAGGACTGATGGGCCTCGCCCTCACCGCGGGCTACGGCGCGTCGAAGTGGGGCGTGCGCGGCCTCACCAAGATCGGCGCGGTGGAGCTCGGCACGGCACGCATCCGGGTCAACTCCGTGCACCCCGGCATGACGTACACCCCGATGACCGCCCAGGTGGGCATCGAGAAGGGCGAGGGCAAGTACCCCAACACGCCGATGGGCCGGGTCGGCGAGCCGCACGAGATCGCGGGCGCCATGGTCTTCCTGCTCTCCGACGCCGCCTCCTACGTCACGGGCGCCGAGCTCGCCGTCGACGGCGGCTGGACGGCGGGGCCGACCGTGAAGTACGTCATGGGGCAGTGA
- a CDS encoding lipase family protein has product MRDDFARGPGFAELRPLKEPTEGGPGGFPVHKDLVDLLAAAKGPPETEGPVPHTMATCAAYAYAGAGRVGDPGTVAMIMSRLGLEENRCRVFEQRVDAMYIASAAYLIQDKDRRVVILCYRGTQPEDIISILTDADVRPETLSVELAGTRHQVHAGFYRNMRATRHLIMQALERAARGESVDPTEKGVRGDGMEALYITGHSLGGAMAALMGVVLTHEPRYHAVAERLRAVYTFGQPLLGGPEFAEACAAATDHRGEHVLRDRLLRYIFDRDVVPALPPRPVGPYAPFGREFHYRRPRGVTEGALAFAAETAIDAVSLPGDLLCGQLRRNAGRRARAAGRSLSELARGPREGGWAEVHDPGLHYPQMDSLAGLAVVAPLAFFAARLALTRTIPFTYSFEDHGPGHYVNALAPEGAVSEYGDVL; this is encoded by the coding sequence ATGCGGGACGACTTCGCCAGAGGACCGGGCTTCGCAGAGCTGCGCCCGCTCAAGGAGCCCACCGAGGGCGGGCCGGGCGGTTTCCCGGTCCACAAGGATCTGGTGGATCTGCTCGCCGCGGCGAAGGGGCCGCCCGAGACGGAGGGCCCCGTCCCGCACACCATGGCGACCTGCGCGGCGTACGCGTACGCCGGGGCCGGGCGGGTCGGTGACCCCGGCACCGTCGCGATGATCATGTCGCGGCTCGGACTGGAGGAGAACCGCTGCCGGGTCTTCGAGCAGCGCGTCGACGCCATGTACATCGCATCGGCCGCCTATCTGATCCAGGACAAGGACCGCCGCGTGGTGATCCTCTGCTACCGCGGCACCCAGCCCGAGGACATCATCAGCATCCTCACGGACGCCGACGTGCGCCCCGAGACGCTCTCCGTGGAGCTGGCGGGCACGCGCCACCAGGTCCACGCCGGTTTCTACCGCAACATGCGCGCCACCCGGCACCTCATCATGCAGGCCCTGGAGCGGGCGGCGCGCGGCGAGTCGGTCGACCCCACGGAGAAGGGCGTGCGCGGCGACGGCATGGAGGCGCTGTACATCACCGGGCACAGCCTGGGCGGGGCGATGGCCGCGCTGATGGGGGTGGTCCTGACCCACGAGCCGCGCTACCACGCCGTCGCCGAACGCCTGCGGGCCGTCTACACCTTCGGGCAGCCGCTGCTCGGCGGCCCCGAGTTCGCCGAGGCGTGCGCGGCGGCGACCGACCACCGCGGCGAACACGTCCTGCGGGACCGGCTCCTGCGCTACATCTTCGACCGTGACGTCGTGCCCGCGCTGCCGCCCCGGCCCGTGGGGCCGTACGCCCCGTTCGGCCGCGAATTCCACTACCGCAGGCCGCGCGGGGTGACGGAGGGCGCGCTCGCCTTCGCCGCGGAGACGGCCATCGACGCGGTCTCGCTGCCGGGTGACCTGCTCTGCGGGCAGCTGCGCCGCAACGCGGGGCGCAGGGCGCGGGCCGCGGGGCGCTCGCTGTCCGAGCTCGCGCGGGGGCCGCGGGAGGGCGGCTGGGCCGAGGTGCACGACCCTGGCCTGCACTATCCGCAGATGGACAGCCTCGCGGGGCTCGCGGTGGTGGCGCCGCTCGCGTTCTTCGCGGCGCGTCTCGCGCTGACGCGGACGATCCCGTTCACGTACTCCTTCGAGGACCACGGGCCCGGCCACTACGTCAACGCGCTGGCTCCGGAGGGGGCCGTCAGCGAGTACGGGGACGTGCTGTGA
- a CDS encoding DUF202 domain-containing protein gives MQPERTRLAWRRTTLSCTVAAVLAARAVLHDGATALGVLACALCLLLWLGFLAVAHRRMVTLTAPRPRTMSLRAARAAALCTFALAVCAMVMLF, from the coding sequence CTGCAGCCGGAGCGCACCCGCCTCGCGTGGCGGCGTACGACCCTGTCGTGCACGGTGGCCGCGGTGCTCGCCGCCCGCGCGGTCCTGCACGACGGGGCGACCGCGCTCGGCGTGCTGGCCTGCGCGCTGTGCCTGCTGCTCTGGCTCGGCTTCCTGGCGGTGGCCCACCGCCGGATGGTCACGCTGACGGCGCCCCGGCCCCGGACGATGTCGCTCCGGGCGGCGCGGGCGGCTGCGCTGTGCACGTTCGCGCTGGCGGTGTGCGCGATGGTGATGCTCTTCTGA
- a CDS encoding APC family permease, which produces MATGSSSPSGTRSPGDPTGGTGISTYKGQEQALRAGRLGTAGLLLSVLAATGPLMVVAGVMPTTYGVMGIVGQPLLFLILGVVLALFSLGYAEMSRHVHNAGAFYAYISRGLGGTAGAGAALVALVAYSALQAGLYGLLGFEVSGLLQTYFEVEVAWWVPALATVAVVGVLAWMKIDLNARVLGVLLLIEVALVVIFDIAAVVDPAKEGLSLHAFNPDTLTGAGVATSLCFCIAAFTGFEQAPVYAEETSRPQVVVARVMFFAVGFVAVFFAFSSWALTVAAGPSGIVPAAQEQSAGLLFGLTESRLGGTFTDVLHVLFVTGMFAAILSFHNVVARYAFAMGREGLLPAAFARTNTSTGAPGTGSLLQTVVSVVVVIGFAVADDGKAGDPTAPVLHLFTWGGNIGALGVILLMATASVAVIVFFARRGAARAQAWRIAASALAAVGLLVIAGYTVKDFDVLVGAGPDSALSWALPGIIFLAAVIGVVYGAVLRSRNPAAHARIGLGNEAFQLEKASASPKA; this is translated from the coding sequence ATGGCGACGGGAAGTTCGAGCCCGAGCGGAACCAGATCCCCCGGCGACCCAACGGGTGGCACCGGGATCAGTACGTACAAGGGACAGGAGCAGGCGCTCCGCGCGGGCAGGCTCGGCACCGCGGGACTGCTGCTCTCCGTGCTCGCCGCGACCGGGCCCCTGATGGTCGTCGCCGGCGTCATGCCCACCACGTACGGCGTGATGGGCATCGTCGGACAGCCCCTCCTCTTCCTCATCCTCGGCGTCGTCCTCGCGCTCTTCAGCCTCGGGTACGCCGAGATGAGCCGCCACGTGCACAACGCCGGCGCGTTCTACGCGTACATATCCCGCGGCCTCGGCGGCACCGCGGGCGCGGGCGCCGCGCTGGTCGCACTCGTCGCCTACAGCGCCCTGCAAGCGGGCCTCTACGGGCTGCTCGGCTTCGAGGTGTCCGGGCTCCTCCAGACCTACTTCGAGGTCGAGGTCGCCTGGTGGGTCCCTGCGCTGGCCACCGTGGCCGTCGTCGGCGTCCTCGCCTGGATGAAGATCGACCTCAACGCGCGCGTGCTCGGCGTGCTGCTCCTCATCGAGGTGGCCCTCGTCGTCATCTTCGACATCGCCGCCGTCGTCGACCCGGCCAAGGAGGGCCTGTCGCTGCACGCGTTCAACCCGGACACGCTCACCGGCGCGGGCGTGGCCACCTCGCTCTGCTTCTGCATCGCGGCCTTCACCGGCTTCGAGCAGGCCCCCGTGTACGCGGAGGAGACCAGCCGCCCGCAGGTCGTCGTCGCCCGCGTGATGTTCTTCGCCGTCGGCTTCGTCGCCGTCTTCTTCGCGTTCAGCTCCTGGGCGCTCACCGTCGCGGCGGGCCCCTCCGGCATTGTCCCCGCGGCGCAGGAGCAGAGCGCGGGGCTGCTCTTCGGCCTCACCGAGTCCCGGCTGGGCGGCACCTTCACCGACGTGCTCCACGTCCTCTTCGTGACCGGCATGTTCGCGGCGATCCTCAGCTTCCACAACGTCGTCGCGCGGTACGCGTTCGCGATGGGCCGCGAGGGCCTGCTCCCCGCCGCGTTCGCCCGCACGAATACGTCCACGGGCGCGCCGGGCACGGGCTCGCTGCTCCAGACCGTCGTCTCCGTCGTGGTCGTGATCGGCTTCGCCGTCGCCGACGACGGCAAGGCGGGCGACCCGACCGCACCCGTCCTGCACCTGTTCACGTGGGGCGGCAACATCGGCGCACTCGGCGTGATCCTGCTGATGGCCACGGCGTCCGTCGCCGTCATCGTCTTCTTCGCCCGCAGGGGCGCGGCCCGCGCCCAGGCCTGGCGCATCGCGGCCTCCGCGCTCGCCGCGGTCGGCCTCCTGGTCATCGCCGGCTACACCGTCAAGGACTTCGACGTCCTGGTGGGCGCGGGCCCCGACTCGGCTCTCAGCTGGGCGCTGCCGGGCATCATCTTCCTGGCGGCGGTGATCGGCGTGGTGTACGGGGCGGTCCTGCGGAGCAGGAACCCGGCGGCACACGCGAGGATCGGCCTCGGCAACGAGGCGTTCCAGTTGGAGAAGGCGTCGGCCTCGCCGAAGGCGTAA